Sequence from the Asterias amurensis chromosome 14, ASM3211899v1 genome:
ACCACGCACCACAGCAATCGAGAGAGTATTCCCCGAAATGATCAGCAAACCAATGATAACGATGAAAAATGTACGGATAACAATAAACGATTCAGGCAAACCCGAAGGGGCTGTAGTTGTCGTGGTGTTCATTGTTTCTCTACTTATCGTTCAACAGTCAAAAGCTAAACACCGTTCATCAACAGACAGGTCTTCAACAGGCTGGTCTTCAGCTATATATGCAGCTATcgccagaagacgatcagagctgatcgaaacgtcgacttgaaaccaacggttcttttcagaagcatcccaactcatttagagattatcattacatggtgttaccacaaatctTTCTATTATCgtattttcaccatgcaaagtttcaaatcatactaaTGCAAAGTTGCAAATCACGGCTTGTCATCAGATGTTCGTTGTTCGCAGTTAGCTACGATATTAGTGTGCTCAGTGTCTTGATTGTATACCAACTTGTATGTATTTCTTCCAAAGTAAGTCCATACATTAACATGCAGTCCAGTACATATCAAAAGGACTGCCATTTTTATCGCTATTATTATAACAAGTTTCCGTTCACCGTTTGATGTCTCTGAATTCCTCTCAAAGGTTTTCCCCTTGTCTGAACAAAAACGACAAGACACTGTAGTTTAGAGCAAATTTGAGCGTGCACAATGGTTTAATTAAAGGTCGGCTAATTTTAATAGCAGCCAAACTTGTTGACTTTTAGTTGACTACTGTAGTCGACCATTAGAACCAGCCTCATAACCATGCTTTCTTTCCTGACTGGTAGCCAATTGTTTCTTGCTAACCGTGTAGAGCACAGAAGGGAACTCCAGTAGACCCATACAAATACTCCTTCTACCCTCGATCCATCCGACTATGGAACCAGCTTCCGCTGTGATGTCTCCTTCAATAGCAGCATTCAAGTGAAACTGCCCTACCAGCTATCAGAGGGATGAGGCTACATGTCGGCTCACATCTCCTCTAATTCATCCTTCAGTTTTTATCGTCTATTATCAGTTTTGTTGTCTTGTCGCCACCTTAACTTCACCTTACTTCTTATGCACTTTGCCTGTGACGTCACTTCTGTACCCTCCTTTTGTTATAACTATAATAGCTGAACAACTAAGGATTTCACCATCGAAGAttgaaaacagcaaaaatatcATGGGGCATTGGAAATGTTGAATGCCAAACTGATGGCGACTAGACTACTTAATATTCGTATAAAAATGGTTCAATAATCACCACTTACTCAAAATTCAAAGGAAACTGTCAAAGCATGCCACCGTTTGAATGGTCATAATTATTTCTGATTGGTTTAGTAAAATCATTAGCTGAAATGTAGCAAACGAACCATAGCATCGTTGCCAGGCAACCAAATGAAACACATTATTTTGCAGTAACAAGGGTGTACTGGGTTGGCTGTGTATGACTATCAATGGTTGGTTAATTATCATTTTacagtattttttgtttgagttgtcctttttgatgtttttttttcttgtccatCAATTGACTTCTTGCATTGCCATTCAATAGTGAAAGACGCATTCATTTAATTAGCCACcgtattattttgatttaattacTTTCTAACAATAATGTTCTGCTATTGAGAGTCAGAGTTCACAAATACTGCCAATGCAAAAACTGAGGTGTTAAAATGTATACTGTGGGTATGGTCATATATCAGATACCGAAGACAGAATCAAAATTTACAacataggcagtggacactagtggtaattactcaaaataactattatcataaaacctttcttgataacgagttatggggataggttgatagtataaaacattgtgagaaactgctccctctgaagtgttgtagttgtcgagaaagaggtaaatttccacgagtttgatttcgagacctcagatttagaatttgaggtctcgaaatcaagcatctgaaagcacacaacttcgtgtgacaagggtgttttttttctttttcatatagttatctcgcaactccgacgacgaattaagcttaaattttcacaggtttgttattttatgcatgttgagatacgccaagtgtgaagactggtctaggacaattaccaatcagtgtccagtgtgtttaaGATGAACAATTGTATTCAATtataattcaatttcaattggaGCGACCGATCTGTTGCAACAAGGAAATCTCTCTAAGAGGATTTTCTTAGCTGTTTGACGAAACACCTTATTGAACAGACAGTAGATGATGACATTGAACATACTGTTGCTGATTACCaaccacaaaaaaagaaaactaagCGAACCTGGAGTAGATACTCCTAACGACGTCAAGGTTCTCAAGGTTAGATGTGGTGTGTAGCATCCAGCAAATGTCAAAGTAACAACAAGGAATGTCTTGAGAGCTTTGTTGTCATGATTATTGTTTGCCTCATTGTTGCCATTTTGATTCAGTCGCTGTTCATGTTGGCGACTGATTTTAATCAAACGATAGTAAATATATGACATTGATATTGTTGGAAATATATCCGCAGAAACTAGGATCCAAATATGAATTGCAAAAGGGGCTTCATCAAAATCACACAGTTGTAGtatatcatcaaattttgcaggTATATTGGATGCAACAACgattaaaaaactaaaacaaacacTGATTATTGCCTGGAAAAGTACAGCCATTATAACCCGAAATCTGGTGCACCACACAGTAAACTTGTAGGGTCGGGTTACAGCTATAAACCGTTCAATGTTAAGACTAACAATCGAAAACATCGACATTGGAAAACACATGGTGATTAATAAATTGACCAGATCGCAGCCCACAACATCAAAAGGCCAGCCGTCCAAAGCCGACGCCGCAGTACTGGGTAATGCAAGAAATCCAAGCAGGAGATCGAATACAGCCAGTGATGTCATCAGAACCTTGGTGCTGTCAGCTAAGTTGGTTACACGGCGTGTCACGGCAATTGAAAGAATATTCCCAGATATAATCAGCAGTGCAATGATGGCGATGAAACAAGTTCGGAGTGCGACGAGGACTGGGGACAGACCCACAGAGTATGTGGATGTAGAGTTCATATTCTCAATGGGCATTTTCGTTGGTTGTCTTCAAATCCAATCTTCAAGCTTTCCGAATTAGTTCTTAACCGGAGGGCAACGGAGATATCAGACCCGACTGGACTGTGGAATGTAGAGTTAGATCATGTCGAATGATCGTTGTTTTAGCAAATATTCAATCTTCAGCAATATCACAAAACCTATCATGTTTCCGGTAGTATCAATGAGTTAACAGTAACACATTATCAATCATTCATGGGCTTTCGTCGAGTAGGCCTACGTCGACAGAAAATTTCATggcataaataaataaccacTCTTCATAAACAAAGAGGATCAGGCTAGAGTGGGCTCTGTCGACTGTTTTGATTTTAGCCCGATAAAGACACAACTTTAAGAATCCAGATTGTCCTCCTCAATAGAGTTTGAGCTCAGCCTGTCAGGTCGAAGCCACACACATCTCTCAAATTCAGTTAAAATACCAAGTGAAAACACCTATCTCAGCAGCAGGCAAACTGATCAATGACATAAACGATTGAAGTATAGCGACTTTACTATGCTAGTTTCGACAGAACATTTGTGCAGGCAGCTGTCACTTCCGACAGTATCTCATAGTTAAAGTAACATCAGTTTCAATGCCTTCCAAGAGTAGCCTACTACGTGTCCACACAAGTTCTCATGAGCATCAACTGTTCCAAGATTAACCTGCTAGGATTTACTCTGAGCAATGTGTTCCAGAATAGCCTGATGAAGACATAACTTGTGACGAATCTATAGTCTAGATTACTCGCAGTAGAATAGCGAGAGCAGTGCTTCAGGGTCGAGGACACACACATCTCTCAAACTCTGTtagaacatggaggtagaatgccAAGTGAACACTCTATCCCAACAGCAGGCAGACTGATCAATGGCACATAAACGATCAAACGAGAACAAATATTGACAGAACTTATGTGCAGTCACTGTCACTTACAATAAATAAGCCGATGGATTAATCAACTTACCATTAGGCTCTTATTTACCAGCTCTCTGTGAAAGCTATTAGCATCGTCATTCAAAGAGAGACTCATAGCGAAGCCCACAATAATCTGTGTCAGTATTTGTTGACATTGCGTATCAATAAGTGGATGATATTAattaaactgggcccaattttatagagctgcttaaaggcagtggacactattggtaattgtcaaagactagccttatcagttggtgtatctcaacataagcataaaaaaacaaacctcggtcaatcggtcatcgaacttgcgagataataatgaaagaaaaacacccctgtcacacgaagttttgtgcgtttagatggttgatttcgagacctcaagttctaaatctgaggtctcgaaatcaaaatcgtggaaaattacttctgtctcgaaaactatggcacttcagagggagccgtttctcacaatgttttataccatcagcctctccccattactcgtcaccaagaagggttttatgctaataattattttgagtaattaccaatagtgtccactgcctttaaagcagaaaataatattgcttaacaaattactgcttagcaaaaatgaacacgataccagtcacaaattgtacatgtggcatggtatagtttggctggtagacATCATATTCTGgtatgcattattttgttgtgcttagctatttcttgtgcttaagcagctctatgaaattgggccctggtccttaTCCGCAATGGTAATGACGGGTACGCTTTTACAGGAGATTCagttggatacaatgatttcattggacaaacgtgcagtgacgtaagctttctgtatctgtgttttgattggtccgaggtgatgtgggtgcagctgacaaacgtcacctcggaccaatcaaaacaccgATATGGAAAacttactttcggtcgtctgcatgcagtgTACAGTAGGTTGCATTTTGCCCAAGAAAGATTGAGACCGCACTTGCAttcaccatagaccttatcgtaAAATACTAGGTAGGTGCGCACTAGGCGTGgagtgaggtgcatgctggtccagctagcgatcaagtttgaacgccagctagaccagcatgcacctcattcaacagttagcgcttgcgcaatgggtatttgcgaaaaggtctatactcTACGTACAGATCTTTTTTACTGCAACGTCACTTCTCTCCCGAGGCTTTTCCAAAAAAAGGGGTGAAAACTATTGGAGGAGGCTGTGAATGAAAAGCAAAAAACAGCATGCAGACTAATGAATAGCATGACGACAGGCAATTTATGTAAAAAGACACAGCCACTTTCAAGAACGACTTGATGGATTAATATTGTTTACATTAGGGGTGTGTTACCAGTTCATTGTGAAAGCCATtagcaatagaccttatcgcaaataccaatgcgcaagcgcagatggttgaatgaggtgcattgtgggatagatatgaatcaaattttgctaccagctagactacaatgcacctaattcaaagctttacgcgcgcgccccagtatttgcgaaaaggtctatgtcagTCAAAAAGAGAACCTAAATGCACCTGgcaataattaaaggaacacgttgccttggatcggacgagttggtctataaaaagcgtttgtaaccttttttataaaatgcatacggttggaaagatgttttaaaagtacaatgatccacacaagtttgactcgaaattgcgtggttatccttttactgttcgaactaacacggtcggccatttatgggagtcaacaatttgactcccataaatggccgaaggtgttagtcgacgaggtaaaaggaaaaccgtgcaattacgaggcatgtttgtgcggatcattatattctacttttacaacatctttctacccatatgcattttataaaaaaacggttacaacgcttttcaaagaccaactcgaccgatccaaggcaacgtgttcctttaaagccaggAGCTGTATTACGTTTCAATCTATGGTTGATACTATTCTGTCCTACTGTATGGTAACACTGCGTGATTGACAGCGTGAGTTATTGGGAATAACGAAAAGAAACGACAAGAATGGAAGGCAAAAGCCAATAATTGCCGTAAGAATAATGTTTCCCCTTGTCGAGTAAAATCACGTATTAATAGACCtatatcacgctgtcaccattttggtcatgttccctgaaTCCAACAGAAGTAACGGATGCtaatattcatttaaaaaaaaaaaaaaaaaaaaaacgtactaattctccttccagcctcgctttggttacattgatttgaatgggagaaaatcaatATGACCGCACCATGATAATGGTGTACTATGGGATTGGATAGCTTCCCAGAGTCTTTTGTCGGCTACACGGTGAGTATGCGCGGCAATCCTAAGATCCAGTTATTGATTCTGTGACGTAAGATTACCAGAATGAAAGGTGTTTTTCGCTACCATACCAACGGATTCGTGGGCAGTCTATATTAAACCACGATTCTATAGTATCCTTGTTTTCAAGAGAGAACTAGTAGTCCTGCGTTTAGTATACGGTTTATTTTTGCAACTATAGGTTGGTATTCAATTTGGTCATCGATTGTTGTGACGTAAGATTTCCAGAATGAATGGTGTTTTTCGTTACCATGGCAAAGGATCCTCTTGAAGTCTAAACCAAACAcactattttcaacaaaatttctGAGTAGGAGTAGATATTGTTTGTGTTCAGCAGCTCAGCATTTCAAGCCAGAGTGGAAGAAATGGATGTTTTGAATAGTTTGGTTTTTCTCTTgcttgagatgtttcttgaggTTTCAGCGTCTTTTAGTGTGAGTGGTCTTTACCGAGGGGTCTGGTACCAGCCGGTAGAGCACTACGCCCTACTAGGCCAGTCCTTCATGAATATATCAGGCATCTCTGCCGTCAGATGTTCAGTTCGGTGTCTCAGCCATCATGGATGTTTCTCTTTCAACTACGATCACGCCAATCAAGTGTGTCAGATGAACAACGCCAGTGCTGAGCACGTCTGTAACAACTTTCAAGGAATGCCGCAGTTTTCGTATTACGACGCAACTGCAAAACCAATGACCTGCCAGGtatgtctttttttaaatgcatttctCGTTTTCTAACGTTTAACTCAAAGCATTTTCCTATAAATGATATACATCAGTTACAATTGTGTTTGCTCTTATCTTGCTTTACAGAATAACTTTGTTTCTGGCAATGGAAAGTACGCTCATGTGGAGGCCTGTGGGGATATTGGTGAGTAATCAGATAATAGCATTTGTTTAAAGTACTTTTGATGCTGATGAAGTTTGGATTACAAATGAAGCCACTCATTTTCTCGTCTGGAGGAAACAAATAATCACTGAAAGAGAAAAAGTAAAGATAACTCGGcacattttgtataattttgcATGCATTACGTGCATTGTTCTGTATATGACGCCGTGCATATTTTCATATTATGTTGTTTTTATGCCTTTACGTTAAGGGGAATGGaagagaaagtgtagattcgtggattgAACGTACGAGCCGAAAGCGTAAATAacctacactttagagtcttaATCTGACCTGACTCAAACAATTTCCCCCAAaatgtgaactttgtcaattgACGTTTGGTCACATTTATAACTATTTTGCAAAACTTATAAGCATAACATTATTACAGTGCCTgcaacattataataataataataataataattgtggcttcttatataacgCACACGTtgtgtccgtcacccagtgaagCTCCTGGCTCTGTAACAtattcctgcaagatgtgggactaagttggaattatgagacctaattctgacaGCACCATGAagtgttttacaaggtgctgtgtcacaatttgctgccgatcggaccagtaacaccgggcgaaccccttctcttttcaagtgcaacgttttgatcagtttaCAAGTATGTTAGCACGTTATTCCGGTgttcgttggttcgaatcccacttaagtcaattctttgttcaacccccaaaagtATGTTTTTACTTACCATAAtcgtcaaactgtgtaagtttaatgtaaatctgtggacattgtgctttttgttaggaaaaagtacatacccTTTAAAAACGAGTTCTTTCTGGAATGTAGACATTATGTGTTCTATAATAGTAATATGTTTCTTTTCCCTATCCAGAGAAACTCGGTCTTGAAGATGGTTCGATCCCCGATGAGAGCCTCTCTGCTTCAAGCAACTGGGATAGAAAGCAGGTCAGCACACCGGCTGGTGGCCGTCTCAACAAGCTACCGCCTGATGATGATATCATAGGAGCTTGGCATGCTGAGGTAAAGGATACCAACCAGTGGATACAGGTGGATTTAGGCAACCCGACCTACGTCACTGGGGTACTCACACAGGGGCGTTATGGTAACCCCTATGCCCCGCAGTGGGTGACAAAGTACAAAGTGCAGTTCGAACCGCCCTCACCGGCTTGTCTTGTTGACGTGAAAGACCAACTTGGTCAAACTCAGGTATGAAGATATAACAACCTCCTTTgaagtttcttttttaaaggatgATATAACAAACCTTTTTAATGCTGTTAACAATACGCTTGTCTTCTTCTTTCTAGATATTCAATGGCAACACCGATAGAGACAGCATCGTGGAGAGGCGCTTCTTCAAGCCCGTCTTTGCGGTCAAGATTCGCATCGTGCCCGTTGCGTGGAATGGTTTCATCGCGCTGCGTTTCGAGCTGATTGGCTGTAAATAAATTACGTGAGGTAAACGACCAACCGTAATTGTTGTAGCAAAATGGAGAGAAATCGCTTGTTGTCAGATTTGTGACCATTCTGTGACGTATTATATAACAACATTATATATTTTGCTTCATTATCATCAATATCATAAACTCTTTGTATCTGTAGTGCTTGCACTTGTTTAGTTTTAATTTGCGATTTTACAGGCATCATTTCAGGAGAAGGATTtcaaaactgtgaaaaaaatcaaataatctAAGTTCTGAATCGTCATCCCAAGCCATGGACGTAAAACCCTCTACATCAAAAACATTAATGGCATCCATAGTGAGTACAGAAaacatctttaaagccattacaaggcattatacactttcggtacagaacaaaaaagttcacagatttacaaataatttacatggtttacagaaggtaatggtgaaagacttctcttgaaatattgttccatgaaatgctttactttttgagaaaacattaaaacaatatcaattctcaatagcgagaattacggatttattttaaacacatgtcatgacacggcgaaacgtgcggaaacaagagtgggtttcccgttattttctcccgagtccgatgaccgattgagcctaatttttcacaggtctgttattttatatataagtcgtgatacacgaagtgtgggacttggacaatactgtttaccgaaagtgtataacggctttaaaaaccaaacaatagatttataaatatatatacatgtcTATTACGAAATAATAGTTTAGCTCTTCGATAAGTAGTAAAACATGTACGCTGATTTTATAATGGTGTTTGAttctattttacattttttgataTACAATTTAATTTGTAGGCATACAATAACCCAGTAGCAGAAGAGAGTAAAGTATAGTGAGCGAAAGTGCATGCTTATTTGTACATGCTGCAACATTCTTATTGTGTAAACTTAATTTATGGTAAAAGTAGGTTCACATTGTATATTAGCAGAGTTGGGTTtttttgcgccaggagtgtcatcattgacagacatggcgcactagaaatgttcaacattattattattattatgcacaACCTTTGGAGAGTTTTTCAATAGCTTTCAGCAAGGCCATAGAATAATTCAATTTTTGTGTGTGGGTTTTACCACTATTTTTGGGGAGCACGGCTCTGATCTATCTTCTGTTTATTATATCTCGGAGGGAGGGGTAGTGTGATAACCTGTGGGGCGACCTCTGTCGATGAGTGGTGTCCAAGTGTTGTGTTGTTGTGAATGGCACCCATCTTGTTTGTTGTGAAGTAAAAGATTAACATGAAATCAGTCTGTCACTGTCAGCAGTAATTGAAATTGTAACGGGTAGTTTTATAGAACTCTTCATGGGTATTGATTTGTGTTTAGATAATCGTTTGGTTAGAGTGTTGTATTTTAGAGGGTTAATTGAATCATGCGTTTAGGTAACTCTATGTATAGAGTAGAAGGACATTGAAGCATATAGAGCAATGACATTGAAGCCAACATGTACGTGTttatcattcaattcaattcaattcaataatacgtTCCATATTCTTGTTGGAGAAAAGGAACAATATtttgagaattaaacagtacatagaaatgtaacaaaatcaaaagcgcATAAAATTGTACAGAAACAATATAATcttaaagcaaataataaataaataactaggaattaactatgtacatgagatgagcgagagcatgaggctgttcGAGTAAGCCGGGGCTTGTAGACAACAGCCTGtatacagacagacagacagacagacagacagacagacagacagacagacagacagacagacagacagacagacagacagacagacagacaaacagacagacagacagacagacagacagacaaacagacagacagacagacagacagacagacaaacaaacggcGAAGAAAAAACAGGGACAAGACAAACAAAGTGTAGTCGTATCATTTGTAATTTACTGTGTCTGTGCTATCATTATTGTGTAAGGCTTAATTTCTACTTTCTTGTAAGAATAAATTAGTTACAGAATATTTATCTTCTATAATTGAGACGACATTTTGTGCAACATGTAATATTGG
This genomic interval carries:
- the LOC139947406 gene encoding retinoschisin-like, which codes for MDVLNSLVFLLLEMFLEVSASFSVSGLYRGVWYQPVEHYALLGQSFMNISGISAVRCSVRCLSHHGCFSFNYDHANQVCQMNNASAEHVCNNFQGMPQFSYYDATAKPMTCQNNFVSGNGKYAHVEACGDIEKLGLEDGSIPDESLSASSNWDRKQVSTPAGGRLNKLPPDDDIIGAWHAEVKDTNQWIQVDLGNPTYVTGVLTQGRYGNPYAPQWVTKYKVQFEPPSPACLVDVKDQLGQTQIFNGNTDRDSIVERRFFKPVFAVKIRIVPVAWNGFIALRFELIGCK
- the LOC139947347 gene encoding histamine H2 receptor-like → MPIENMNSTSTYSVGLSPVLVALRTCFIAIIALLIISGNILSIAVTRRVTNLADSTKVLMTSLAVFDLLLGFLALPSTAASALDGWPFDVVGCDLVNLLITMCFPMSMFSIVSLNIERFIAVTRPYKFTVWCTRFRVIMAVLFQAIISVCFSFLIVVASNIPAKFDDILQLCDFDEAPFAIHIWILVSADIFPTISMSYIYYRLIKISRQHEQRLNQNGNNEANNNHDNKALKTFLVVTLTFAGCYTPHLTLRTLTSLGVSTPGSLSFLFLWLVISNSMFNVIIYCLFNKVFRQTAKKILLERFPCCNRSVAPIEIEL